Below is a window of bacterium DNA.
CTTTGACGTTACCGGACGACTAGTGACGACTTTAGCGAGTGGAAGACAAACCGCCGGTACCCATGAATTACGCTGGAATGGCAGCAACCATGCTTCGGGGGTCTATTGGCTTCGCCTCACGAGTGGTTCGCAAACTGCTACGAGGAAGGTGGCGTTGGTGAAGTAGGAAGGAAGCAGTTGCCGCTTCAAACATGAAGCGGCAACTGTGTAACCATCAATGATTTGGTAAACAGCTTTCTACCATTCTACAGAAGAGATTCAATTTGTCTTCCGAAATCACCTTTGATTCATATAGGAATAACAGATGTTGAGGTTTTCGATGATCTTTAGTTTTGGGAACACTCAGAAAATCCTCAAGGTCGTTCGGTATCGTTTTTACGATCATAGTAAACTGGCTTTTCGAATCTTGAATAAGTTGATTAATCTCAGCGTGATAATCAACGTTTTTATCATCATCATGAATTACTGAATGCTGGATGCCAAGAGCTTTTAAAAGATTCATAAAACGGTGTGTGTTAAACTTTCCGATAGTATCAAGCACATACAAACCACAGTTTGGTCTTTTGATTTTGTCATCATCAAGCAACTTTGTTATAAGAACCTGCTCGCTTGGACCTTCAACCAATAACACGTGGTTTGCAAAAAAGAGTCCACATCGATCAGGATTTAACCATAAAAAGTATTTTACACTTTCCATTACCGGTTTCAAGTCGTCTTCCTCAAGTTTACTTTTTAGTTTTGGCCATTTAATCGCGATAGAGTTTAAGGTTTGGTTTGCATCCACTATTTCATCCCATTCATTTCTGCCGATTTGGTTAACAGAAATTAAACCTTTTTCACGCTTCAATCGAGTGATCGAAGGTATGAGGGCAGTATTGCGGCTTACGAAATATGTCGAATGTGTTGAACAAATCGTTTGTTGATCCGGTTTGCGTGAGAGAGTCATGAGATTTCTCGCTAATACTTCTTGTTGAGGTGGGTGAAGAAACGCCTCTGGTTCTTCAAACAAAACAAGCATCATTGAAGGAACAAAGTCTTTTGTTTTCTTTGAAGGTTTCTTGCCGATATATTTTGATCCAATTTGGATAAGAGAGTAAATAAAGTGACGCTGAAACCCAGAGCCAAACTGCTCTGCAGCCAAAGCCTTTCCATGTGCGTTGTCAATGCATTGGTATGATAACATGGTTTTAATTATCTCACCGATTGATGGTGATTTCATTTCAATTTTTATATCAGACTCCCATGGTGACAAAAGAGCCCTCAAATCAGCTTCTAATCCACCAAGTGACCACCCAGCTTCAGTTTCTTCATCCTTAATGTTTTGTGCAAACTCATCAAAGTCACCTGAGAATTTTTTAAAAGAAGGACTGGATTCTACCACATTTTCTAATACTTTTGTTAATAGGTCACGTAATGCCGAAGGACCACTTAATTTGGTGTGTTCTTCAACTTTACTGACTGCGGGTATAAAAATTATATCTCCAAATTTTCCGCTCTGAACATTTTTTGCACCATAAAATGGTTCATTTGAAATAGTTCCATCTGTTTTATAACCAAAAATCGTTCCCTCTTTATTTTTATCTTCATTCTTGAAATATTTGCGCACTTTAAGTACTAAATCTGTGTTTCGATAATCATCTGCTAGTGCCGCGTCTTCGCTTGGTTCAAGTTTGAAAGAAATCTCTATCCAAGACTCTTTTGATTGGGTAGGTATGAACGGGAAATCTCTATCCGTCCGAAACTTGAAACTGTCTTTCTCATAAAACGCTCTGATAGCATCAATCACAGTGCTTTTTCCAGCATTGTTCGGTCCAACTAGTAAGTTATAATTGAATAAATCAAGAGTTGAATCCAAAATTCCTCGAAAATTGTGGATTTTGATTTTCGCGATCTTCATGATTGTCTCCGGGTTATTGCTTGATAACTTGATTGCTATGTTGAATATTAACACCTAATAATGTATAATGCAAATATTGTCTGTACATGCATTAACTTT
It encodes the following:
- a CDS encoding AAA family ATPase, with product MKIAKIKIHNFRGILDSTLDLFNYNLLVGPNNAGKSTVIDAIRAFYEKDSFKFRTDRDFPFIPTQSKESWIEISFKLEPSEDAALADDYRNTDLVLKVRKYFKNEDKNKEGTIFGYKTDGTISNEPFYGAKNVQSGKFGDIIFIPAVSKVEEHTKLSGPSALRDLLTKVLENVVESSPSFKKFSGDFDEFAQNIKDEETEAGWSLGGLEADLRALLSPWESDIKIEMKSPSIGEIIKTMLSYQCIDNAHGKALAAEQFGSGFQRHFIYSLIQIGSKYIGKKPSKKTKDFVPSMMLVLFEEPEAFLHPPQQEVLARNLMTLSRKPDQQTICSTHSTYFVSRNTALIPSITRLKREKGLISVNQIGRNEWDEIVDANQTLNSIAIKWPKLKSKLEEDDLKPVMESVKYFLWLNPDRCGLFFANHVLLVEGPSEQVLITKLLDDDKIKRPNCGLYVLDTIGKFNTHRFMNLLKALGIQHSVIHDDDKNVDYHAEINQLIQDSKSQFTMIVKTIPNDLEDFLSVPKTKDHRKPQHLLFLYESKVISEDKLNLFCRMVESCLPNH